Proteins from a single region of Antechinus flavipes isolate AdamAnt ecotype Samford, QLD, Australia chromosome 2, AdamAnt_v2, whole genome shotgun sequence:
- the OGFOD1 gene encoding prolyl 3-hydroxylase OGFOD1, translating to MSGKRRADLEPVSEGKKKGKRELTGEFSAALHEELLKNQVAEAWSRRTRFSHDAIVMDPDPFHHCVIPNFIQCQTFLEGLQKELLDLDFHEKCNDLYKFKQSDDLKNRDELHISALRKVLFEDFRGWLSDIAKIDLDSTIDISCAKYEYTDILLCHDDELEGRRIAFILYLVPPWDKSLGGTLDLYNTDEHFQPKQIVKSLIPSWNTLVFFEVSPVSFHQVSEVLSEGKCRLSISGWFHGPPQTRPSSYFEPLLPRSLHIPRDSEILYEWINPVYMDIDSQAQIQEEFEERSEILLKKFFKSEKYEAICEALEKEDVEWRQKGPPNKRFYEKAEEEKLPDVLKNCMELFRSEAFFLLLSNFTGLKLHFLVFSDAEDEEDEEEEEEHTKDSEEESKEISHVPSKPESYQEASGHTSQQSKTEASLQPEKKKAKNKSSDPTCTGELRYWKNGHYTLVHDTKNSEFALDLLFYCGCKGWKTEYGGFTSYIASGEDEELLTVTPEENSLALVYRDRETLKFVKYVNHQSLEQKKTGQNKTGFWDFSFVYYE from the exons ATGAGTGGGAAACGGCGTGCGGATCTGGAACCTGTctcagagggaaagaagaaagggaagcgGGAGTTGACAGGGGAGTTCTCGGCCGCTCTCCATGAGGAGCTGCTGAAAAATCAGGTGGCTGAGGCCTGGAGCCGGCGGACAAGATTCAGTCACG atGCCATAGTCATGGACCCAGATCCTTTCCATCACTGTGTGATCCCAAACTTCATCCAGTGCCAAACtttcttggaaggacttcaaaaagaacttttggatttggacTTCCATGAAAAATGTAATGATTTGTACAAATTCAAACAG TCAGATGATCTGAAGAATAGAGACGAACTTCACATTTCAGCTTTAAG GAAAGTTCTGTTTGAAGATTTCCGGGGATGGCTTTCTGACATTGCTAAGATTGATTTGGACTCAACCATTGATATCTCCTGTGCTAAGTATGAGTAtacag ATATCCTGCTATGCCATGATGATGAACTTGAAGGAAGAAGAATTGCTTTCATTCTTTATCTCGTTCCTCCTTGGGACAAGAGCCTTGGTGGTACCTTGGACCTGTATAATACAGAtg AACATTTCCAGCCGAAGCAGATTGTCAAGTCTCTGATCCCTTCTTGGAACACCTTGGTTTTCTTTGAAGTGTCTCCAGTATCCTTCCACCAG GTGTCCGAAGTTCTATCTGAAGGAAAATGTCGACTGTCCATAAGTGGTTGGTTTCATGGCCCTCCTCAAACAAGACCCTCAAGTTATTTTGAGCCCCTTTTGCCTCGAAGCCTTCACATTCCACGAGAT aGTGAAATTTTGTATGAATGGATTAATCCAGTCTACATGGACATTGATTCCCAGGCTCAAATACAAGAGGAATTTGAGGAGCGATCTGAAATTCTACTGAAGAAATTTTTCAAG TCTGAAAAATATGAAGCGATATGTGAAGCTTTGGAGAAAGAAGATGTAGAATGGCGCCAAAAAGGTCCCCCCAACAAAAG gttttatgaaaaagctgAAGAAGAGAAGCTTCCAGATGTCTTGAAGAACTGCATGGAGTTATTTCGATCAGAGGCCTTCTTCTTGCTGTTGTCCAACTTCACAGGTCTGAAGCTTCATTTCCTAGTCTTTTCAGATGCAGAAGATGAGGAGgacgaggaagaggaggaggagcacaCAAAAGACAgtgaagaagaaagcaaagagatTAGCCATGTTCCTTCCAAACCAGAGAGCTATCAAGAGGCTAGTGGCCACACAAGCCAACAGAGCAAGACAGAAGCATCCCTacaaccagaaaagaaaaaggcaaagaata AATCAAGTGATCCCACATGCACTGGAGAGCTGAGGTATTGGAAGAATGGTCATTATACTCTAGTGCATGACACCAAAAATAGTGAATTTGCCTTGGATCTGCTTTTCTACTGTGGTTGTAAAg gaTGGAAAACAGAATATGGTGGCTTTACTTCCTATATTGCCAGTGGTGAAGATGAAGAG CTCTTAACAGTGACTCCAGAAGAGAATTCGTTGGCATTGGTTTATAGAGATCGAGAAACTCTAAAATTTGTCAAGTATGTTAACCATCAGAGCTTAGAGCAAAAGAAAACTGGCCAGAACAAAACAGGTTTCTGGGACTTTTCCTTTGTCTACTATGAATGA